DNA from Thermoplasma acidophilum DSM 1728:
TACCTGCTATTTTAAAATTATTGATAAGCGTTTTTGATGTTTCTAATGGAGTAGAATTAATAAAACGCTTATCTGTCTGACAAATTTGTCAAATAATATGTTTACATATTATTTGTTCAGAATGTAAAAATGATATCTGCCTAGAATACTGAATTGGCATGAGATGCCATTCTCTTTTTGTAGCTGGAATCTTTAATTTCGCAGATCATTTGCAATTGTCTTTATTCATTTATATGCCTGACTAGAATGAAATTATTAGTTGATAATTAAGGATTTATTGGATATGTGTATTTTGTCTGACACAAGAAAAAAATTTGTTATTTGGGTATTTTTTCAAGAAGCCTATTATTACAAAAGGTTTATATTTCATACTCAGGTGATCATTTATGGAATCTTTAATGGGGATTGGCCCGACTAGAAAAAATAGAGACCGCGGAGATCTTGTATTTAGCATTTTAAAGGAGTTATATATTAGCGATGGCCAGATAGGAATTACAAGACTAATATACAAGGTAAATACCAATTATGTCATTGCCAAAGATATATTGGAGATGCTATCCGGCAGTGGTCTTATAGAAAATCAGGCGAAAAATGAGCGAAACGGCTTTAAGGTCACAGAAAAGGGTCTCAGGTTCATTGAGGCCTATGAGAGAATTAATTCCATTTTGGGATTCAAAAGAATATGATCATTTCTCGAGAATTTCCCTGATGAATTCATAATCGTTGATCAGAGATATCCCCTTCCTGGTTAATTCGACTACATTTCTGTTTGGGCCAGTTTTTCTTAAGATAACTATGCCTGCATGTTCTAGATCCTCAATTATACTCCTTCCCATTCTGTGATTTATGTTGCATGCATAGAACAGGCGTGTGACTGGTATCTGATTTGAATTCTCATTTATGGCCCTGATCAGATCCATTATTATGTTGGCTCGAGATCTTTTCCTCTGGGATTCCTCTATACCGCCGTCCGGTAACGATCTCGGCGCATCATTTGAACCTGCATCGGCATTATATGATGAAACTTGACTGCAAAACATTCCAGGTAGCATGAGGATGGATATATTTTCAGATTTTAGTTCGCTGACCATGTCAGAGTTTATTTCTCCGCAGACTATCAGAAATTTCCGTTTCGCCCTGACATCTTTTGAACCGTTCTTGAAGTCATCAAGCCGCTTCTCTAGATCCTCTGTTCGAAGAACTACCATTACAGTTACTATTTCACCCTCTTGGGATCTGTATACTGCATCAAATCTATGTTCTTTGCCAGAGATTCCCCTTATATTCTCGTTGTATTTGATTTCCCATTTACCGGGCGTAATGGAAAGATAATTCATCACAGTTGTATAGGGATCGATATAGCCATTTTTTTCCACATTACATCAAGAATAAAATTGTTTCATCGGTATTTAAGGAATATGAAACATAATTACATATTTATATAATAAATGGCCTGAGCAGAAGCGATGCCCTTCTTAAAAAATAAATAGCTATTATGAATAGTCTTTTAATAGTTATGTTGTCAAAGATAGTGGATATCAACGCTGCAAGACAGAACATAGACATGAAGGTAAAACTGCTATCGTTGAATAAACGAACCATTAAGAACGATCGCGGAGAAACTGTATATTATTACGGCATAATCGGCGATGAGACCGGAACGGTCCCATTCACAGCATGGACTTTTCCTCCGGCTGTCCGTGTCGGTGACGTGATAGAGATAAGATCCTGCTATTCAAATATATACAATGGAAAGATAAGAATATACATAGATGGAAGATCCGAGGTGATACTGAAGCCTGACGTTGAGATGGAGGTAAAGAGGTCATCGGATCTGGTGAAGATAAGGGATGTGAGTCTAAGCACGCCTTATGTTTCTGTGATAGGAAAGATAACCGGGATACACAAGAAGGAATACGAAAGTGATGGTACAACGAAGAGTGTGTACCAGGGATACATTGAGGATGATACGGCAAGGATAAGAATATCCTCATTTGGAAAGCAGCTTCAGGATAGCGATGTTGTGAGAATAGACAATGCAAGGGTGGCCCAGTTTAACGGTTATTTGAGCCTATCTGTGGGGGACAGCTCTAGGATCGAGAGCGTCAACGTCAATATACCTGAGAAACCTAGACACATCTTCATATCGGAGATACGATCACCGGTTGGCGGTATAACCATAGTGGGGTTTGTCGTCAGTGTAGGCCAGGGTAGCAGGATATTCACTAAATGCAGCGTTTGCAGGCGCATAGTTGAAGATGGAACGTGCAAGGACCACCCAAAGGCGCCAGTTTACCCAGATATTTTTGGATATTTCTCCATATCGGATGGCACAGGTACTATAACCTGCTACATAAATAGCGATAGCTTCCTTCCATATGCGGGCATATCTCAGGATCAGTTCAGAAGGGATGCTTACTCTATGAATCCGAATTCGCTCATTAAAAAGAATCTGCTTGGAAAGTGCATATCCGTTTCAGGGGACCTGAGGAGCCAGGATGACAGGATCGTAATGAACGTGCAGTCCATGAAGGCCATTTCGGCCGAGGATAACAGGGAGATTGAGAGCATAATAGAAGAGGAATTCCAATGATGCATAAGAGAGACCAGGACTACTGGATTTTTTCTGCAGAGCTAAGAGATGCAAAGGTAAAGGATGATCAGTCCAGCAAACCACAGATTGTGACACCATTGGGTATAAGCATAAAGCGAATACTCTGTACTGGAACTGTTACATCGAAGCAGGGAGACGACAGGATGACCAGGATCACCGTTGCCGATCCTGTGGGAAACTTCTATGTCATAGGGTTCTCCAATGGATTCAATCCAGAGGAAAAGGCGATGCTTGATAAGGTCAGCGTAGACGACAGGATAATGGTCATAGGGAAGATCAGCTCATATAGGAACACCGAAGGAAACTACCTCTTTTCAATAAGGCCGGAACTTGTATCCAAGATAGACGATGAAGCAATGAAATTCTGGAGTCTTAAGGCCTATTATTTTGCGAAGAGACGCTATTATGCAATAAGAGAAGCTCAGAAATCAGAGAACCCTGCAGCTGAGATACTAAAGGAATCCGGCTATACCATGGTTGAAGCGGAAGCCGCAATGAATGCGATAAATAATTTTCCGAATTATGACTATCAGAAGCTGTTCGAGCTAATCGAACCCGCCATGAGTTCAATTGGATCTTCTGGAGCGATCGCTGAAGCCAGGTCGATGATACTTGATTATATAAAGAATAACGATCTTGACGGAAAAGGATGCAGGTACGAGGATATAGTTGTCGCTGCAAAAAATGCCGGTATAGACCAGAGCACAGTGGATGAGATACTCAATTCACTGGGGTCTCTAGGTGAAATATTCGAGGTGTCCCTTAAGAGGTACAAGTTCGTGGATACCCCTTGATCTGCATATTACCTCGGCATAAGGTGAGTCAGTAAGTTGAATGCATGCATTTTCCTTCATACCGCGGGCACGGTCGGGAATAATGGTTAGGAATGGCTGCGCTGGAAAGATCAGGGTCTAAAAAGTTTATTAATCGGCTCGCTATGTAGGCTTCTAATCATGGGCCCGTAGCTCAGCCAGGTAGAGCATCTGGCTTTTAACCAGGTGGTCAGGGGTTCGAACCCCCTCGGGCCCGCTCACGCGTGGTGGTGAAAATGGCAAAATTTAATGTATTAGATCATAATCTCGTTCCGGAACATCATATAGTGCCAGAAGAGGAGGAGAAGAACATCCTTAAGGAACTGAATATTGAGAAGGAATTTCTGCCAAAGATCAGCCCTAATGACCCTGCTATAAAGGCACTCGAGGCCGTTCATGGCAAGATCAAGGAGGGGACGATAATAAAGATCGTGAGGAAAAGCCCTACGATGGGGCATTCGGTATATTATCGTGTGGTTGCGTCTGAGGTGTTTAAGTGAAGGAAATTGTTGATGCGTATTTTAAAAAATATGGAATAGTAAACCATCAGCTGGATTCTATGAATTCTTTTTATGCGACGCCTGATAATCCAAACAGCGTAATGCAGCAGATCGTGGATGAAACGAAGGTATCTGACGATGCCGATCCAGGATATTTTGTTCTGGATCCTGCGAAAACCGGTGGTCATGATATAAGAATATACTACGGCCGTGTCAGGGAAAACGGCCATTACGTAGGTGAACAGACCATATTCATAGGAAAACCGGAGATAAAGGAGGCTTCCGGTGCGTCGAATCAGATCACTCCAAACGAGGCAAGGCTGAGGGATCTGAACTACCTGGCACCGGTTACGCTCAAGCTGAGAATTGTTGAGGATGGGATAGAGAAAGGGTCAGAGATAATCAAGGTCGGTGATCTGCCCGTCATGGTCAGATCAAAGATATGCACACTTTCCGAGGAAAATCTTGATCAGTACATAGAGAAGAACAATGGCCCCATCGGATTATCGAGGAGAGAGAAGCTGCAGTACGTCGGCGAGGACCCGGATGATCCAGGAGGTTACTTCATCATAGGGGGATCAGAGAGGGTCATAGTATCGCTGGAGGATCTCGCACCAAACAAGATCATGGTGGAGTGGGAAGACCGGTACGAATCAAAGGTCGAGGTATCCAAGGTCTTCTCGCAGCGGGGAGGTTTCCGTGCGCTCACCAGCATGGAGAAGGGAACGGACGGAACCATAAACGTATCAATACCGAGCGTTGCGGGCACCGTTCCGCTGGTAATACTCATGAAGGCGCTTGGCCTTGAGAGAGATGTGGACGTACACGATGCGATAGCCTCGGTACCGGAGATGGAACCGATAATATACTCAAACATTGAAGATTCAAAGAATCCGAAGGTTCTCCCACCAAACGGTGTCAACACAACCGAGGATGCAATATCGTACCTCGAGAAAAGGTTTGCAGCCGGCCAGGCCAAGGAGTTCAGGGACAAGAAGATATCGCAGATGCTGGATCATTCTCTGCTTCCGCATCTCGGCGATTCGCCTTCCGACCGCATAAGGAAGGCGATATACTTGGGAAGGATGGCCAGATCGCTTCTGGAACTGAGCCTGGGAATAAGGAAGGAAGACGATAAGGATCACCTCGCAAACAAGAGGATAAAGCTTGCCGGTGATCTGATGGACGAGCTCTTTAGAAGCGCGTTCCAGAGCGTGATGAAGGATCTCAAGTACCAGTTGGAGAAGACGTACAACAGGAAGCGCGGTATAAAGATAAGGCCGGCCGTGAGGCAGGATCTGCTGACGCAGAGGGTTCTCCATGCCATGTCCACGGGCAACTGGATAGGCGGCAGAACGGGCGTATCGCAGCTACTGGACAGGGTTTCCAACCTCAGCACGATCAGCCATCTGAGGAGGATAATTTCGCCTCTTACAAGGACGCAGCCCCACTTCGAGGCAAGGGACCTTCATCCGACCCAGTGGGGAAGGATATGCCCCAACGAAACTCCAGAGGGACAGAACTGCGGTCTGGTCAAGAACGCCGCCCTCCTCATAAACGTGACGCAGGGCATCGATCCTGACAGCGTCATGGAGATACTGAAGGGGATGGACGTCCGCGAGGTCCTGGAGGAGAGCCCGAAGAAAGGGCGTGTTTATCTGAATGGAGATTTCATAGGATATCACGATGATCCGAGATACCTTGTTTCGAGGATACGCGAGGAGCGCAGGTCAGGCCGCATGTCGGATGAGGTAAACGTCAGGTATGATGACAACACGAACGAGGTTATAGTGAACAGCGACCGCGGAAGGCTGCGGAGGCCGCTGCTCATACTCAAGGACGGAAAGACCGTACTGGACAGGACGATGATCGAGAGGCTGAAGCACGGTGAAATATCGTTTGAAGATCTTGTGAAGCAGGGTGCGATTGAATGGCTCGATGCAGAGGAAGAGGAGGATACATACGTGGCAGTTTACGCTTACGACATACCGGAGAAATGCCCGCACTGCAACTCATACCTCTACAGATCCATGGTGGACTGGGTCAATCCGGGAGAATCCGAGATAACCCTGGAATGCGGTTTCTGCCACCAGAGGTTCAACGTGCCTTCAAAACTTTCAAAGGAGAACACGCACCTTGAAATCGATCCAGCGATGATACTCGGTGTTGTCGCCTCAATAATCCCGTATCCGGAGCACAACTCGTCTCCGAGGATTACGATAGCGTCTGCAATGGCCAAGCAGTCTCTTGGCTTTGCCCAGTCAAACGTGAGGATAAGGCCGGATACCAGGGGCCATCTGCTCCATTACCCGCAGGTTCCGCTCGTTCGGACACGCGTCATGGATTACATCCACTACGACCGCAGGCCGGCCGGGCAGAACTTCGTTGTTGCGGTTCTTTCATATGAAGGATACAACATACAGGATGCACTGGTTATAAATAAGGCAGCCATAGAAAGGGGCCTTGGCAGGAGCACTTTCTTCAGGACGTACTCTGCAGAGGAGAGGAGATACCCCGGAGGCCAGGAGGACAAGTTTGAGATTCCTACGCACGATATAATAGGGGCAAGGGCAGAGGAGTACTACAAGAACCTGGATGACAGCGGTATAATATTCCCCGAGGCCTATGTCGAAGGATCAGACGTTCTCATAGGGAAGACATCACCTCCAAGATTCCTGGAGGAGGGTGAAGAGCGCCTTGGTCCGCAGAGGAGGCGCGAATCATCCGTTACCATGAGGCCAAACGAAAGCGGTTACGTCGACAACGTATTCCTCACCGTATCGGAGAGCAACAGCCGCGTAGTGAAGATAAAGGTCAGGAGCGAGAGGATACCCGAGCTCGGCGACAAGTTTGCGTCCCGGCACGGGCAGAAGGGGGTTGTTGGCCTTGTAGTTCCGCAAGAGGATATGCCCTTCACGGAGGACGGGATAATACCGGATCTTATATTCAATCCACATTCCATTCCGTCCAGAATGACGGTCGGCCACATACTGGAGATGATAGGCGGCAAGATCGCATCCAGGACAGGAAGGTTCATCGATGGTACTATATTCAGCGGAGAGCCGGAAAAGAGCCTGAGAGACGCCCTGGTGAAGTACGGCTTCAGAAAGTCCTCAACCGAGGTCATGTATGATGGTATTACTGGCAGAAGGTTCAAGGCCGATATCTTTGTTGGCGTGATATACTACCAGAAGCTGCATCACATGGTCGCAGGTAAATTCCATGCAAGGTCCAGAGGGCCGGTGCAGATACTGACGAGGCAGCCAACAGAAGGAAGGTCGAGGCAGGGAGGTCTCAGGTTCGGTGAGATGGAGAGGGATACCCTAATAGCGCATGGGGCGGCGATGGTCATAAAGGATCGTCTGCTAGACCAGAGTGATGGTACAGTACTGTACGTGTGCGGAAACCCCTCATGCGGTCACATCGCAATATACGACCGCAGGAAGGGCACGCTGAGATGCCCTGTGTGCGGAAATACAGGAAATATTTATCCGATTGAGACAAGCTATGCCTTCAAGCTGATGAGGGATGAGCTGATCTCTCTCGGTGTTGTTATGAGGTTAATGCTCGGTGATATGAAATGATGGGAATATCAAAAAGAATTTCATCAATAAAATTTGCCCTTCTTTCTCCGGATGAGATAAGAAAGCTGAGCCAGGTGAAGGTGATCACCGCAGATACGTACGATGATGACGGTTATCCGATCGAACACGGGCTCATGGATCTGCATATGGGCGTAATTGAGCCGGGCCTCAGGTGCGCTACCTGTGGAGGAAAGGTGGACGAATGCCCGGGCCACTTTGGCCACATTGAGCTGGCCATGCCGGTGGTGCACGTGGGCTTCGTGAAGGAGATAAAGATGTTTCTCGATGCCACATGCCGTTCGTGCGGGCGCATCAAACTGACGGACGACGAAATACGCACGTACCTTCCGGAGATACAGAAGATGGACTTCGAAACCGGAGATCCGGAAGACATCGAGATACTGACAAAGAAGTACGTTGATCTGGCATCTCAGAGGATGGTCTGTCCGCACTGCGGAGCACAGCAGAGCAAGATAATACTCGATAAGCCGACAACCTTCCGCGAGGAGGGCACTAACGTAAAGATAACTCCAAAGGAGATAAGGGAGCGCCTCGAGAGGATACCGGATGACGATCTTATATTCTTTGGCTTCAATCCAAAGACGGCAAGGCCTGAATGGATGGTTCTTACCGTGCTTCCGGTACCGCCGATAAATGTAAGGCCTTCCATAACACTCGAAACGGGAGAGAGGAGTGAAGACGATCTGACGCACAAGCTCGTCGACATAATAAGGATAAGCCAGAGGCTGCGTGAGAGCAGGGACAACGGATCGCCGCAGCTTATAATAGAGGATCTCTGGGATCTCCTGCAGTTCCATGTTACGACTTACTTCGATAACCAGACGCCCGGCATACCGCCAGCGAGGCACAGGAGCGGAAGGGCCCTGAAAACGCTGGTGCAGCGTCTGAAGGGAAAAGAGGGAAGGTTCAGGTCCAACCTTTCTGGTAAAAGGGTAAGCTTTTCGTCCAGGACCGTGATATCACCGGAACCGTACCTATCGGTAAACGAGGTCGGTGTTCCGGAGAGGGCGGCAAGGGAGCTCACGGTACCCGTCATAGTGAACCAGTTCAACATCGACGAGATGCGTGAGCTCATAAAGCGCGGCCGCAATCCAAGGGATCAGTTCGGAAGATACGTTACAGGCGTGAACTATGTTATAAGGCCGGATGGCAGGAGGATAAAGATCACGGATCAGAATGCCGCTGAAAACGCCGACCGCATAGATATAGGCTGGACGGTAGAGCGGCAGCTAATGGAGGGCGACATCGTACTTTTCAACAGGCAACCATCGCTGCACAGGATGTCCATGATGGGGCACACTGTGCGAATATTGCCTGGCCAGACCTTCAGGTTCAACCTTGCCGTGTGCACGCCGTACAATGCAGACTTCGATGGAGACGAGATGAACCTGCACGTTATTCAGAAGGAGGAGGCCAGGGCAGAGGCAAGGATAATCATGAAGGTTCAGGAGCAGATAATGAGCCCAAGGTTTGGAGGCCCGATCATTGGTGGTATTCATGATCATGTCACCGCTCTGTTCCTGCTCACCCACAACAATCCGAGATACACCCATGAGGAAATGGTGCACATAATGGCTTACCTTGAGCCAGATCTTCTGCCCGAGGCCAGGATAGAGAACGGTGAAAAGTACTACTACGGCCGCGACATATTCTCGACAATACTGCCCAAGGGCCTTAATGTCAGGTTCAGGAGTAAGCTGTGCTCAGGATCCTCGGAAAGATGCGAGTTTGAAGACGATCCATCGGATACCTACGTGGAGATCGTGGACGGAAAGATGATCCACGGAACAATAGATGAAGCTGCTGTTTCGCCATTCTCCGGCGCAATAATAGATAAGATATTCAGGAAGTTCGGGTCTCAGGAGGCCGCAAGGTTCATCGACCGCATGACCAGGCTTGCCGTTGGTTTCATAACATACCGTGGTTTCTCCACAGGCATAAGCGATTACGATATACCTGAGAGCGCGGTCGCAAGGATTGAGGAGCTGGTCGCTCAGGCCGAGGATCGCATCAACAAGCTTATCGAAACGTTCAGGCGCGGTGAACTGCAGCCTGCACCGGGAAGATCCGTGGAGGACACGCTTGAGATGGAGATACTCTCAGAAGCCGGTGTTGTGAGGGATGAATCAGGTAAGATAGCAAGTTCATACCTTGGTCTCAAGGTGCCATCCGTCATAATGGCAAGATCCGGCGCAAGGGCAACCATGCTCAACATATCAGAGGTTGCGGGTATAGTCGGGCAGCAGTCCGTCAGGGGCGGAAGGCTTAACAGAGGCTATTACAACAGGACACTGCCTCATTTCAAGCGCGGCGATATAGGTGCCGATGCAAGGGGCTTCGTCAGATCGTCTTACATGACAGGCCTGAGTCCAACTGAATACTTCTTCCACAGCATTGGAGGCCGCGAGGGACTGGTTGATACGGCTGTGAGGACGTCGAGAAGCGGTTACATGCAGAGGAGGCTGATAAACGCGTTCGAAGACCTTAAGGTGGACGATTCTAGGGAGGTCAAGGATACCGTCGGTTCGCTTATACAGATAAGGTACGGAGAGGACGGAATTGATCCGACGAGAAGTGCGCGCGGGAAGGCTGTGGACATGAACTACATACTTTTCGATGAGGAGAGGAGGTGAAAAGCATGGCATCATTACTCTGGCGTGACACCTCAAAGAATATCGCTGCCATCTTGGAGAAGCTTCCGGCGGACTATGCAGTTGACTACGATGTCCCGAACAATGTGGAGGATGGATACATAACCATAAACAAGAAGAATTTCACCTATCATGTGGTCATATCCGGCGTTCGCAAATACTCTCCAGATGTGGAGGCCATCGTCAAGAAGAAGAGCGGCCTGAAGTCCATAATAACGATCGAAAAGGTGGAGAAAATAGAGCCGCTATCCTTCATGGAATTCAGGGTCGGAGGGAAGACTCTGGAGGCGATGGGCAGCTTCGAAGTTGCCGAAAGGCAGGTCACTGAGATAAAGGAAAAATACGGGGAAAACCTGTCAGAGGACGTTCAGAAGGTGCTTGACGATGCCAGGGCTATGGGGTTCACCCTGCCTGAATCGGTTGCTGAGGAGATAGCTAGGAGAAGAACAGAATGGGGTGAAAAGGCCTACAAGAACATACTCAAGCGTATAGGTGAGGAGATAGGCAATGAGCTGATAGATCCATACGAAGCCGTTGGAATCATAGCGGCTCAGAGCATAGGCGAGCCAGGTACGCAGATGACGATGAGGACCTTCCACTTTGCGGGTGTCAGGGAGATGAACGTTACTCTGGGTCTGCCGAGGCTCATAGAGATAGTGGATGCAAGGCGCATACCGAGCACTCCGTCC
Protein-coding regions in this window:
- a CDS encoding RPA family protein, yielding MMHKRDQDYWIFSAELRDAKVKDDQSSKPQIVTPLGISIKRILCTGTVTSKQGDDRMTRITVADPVGNFYVIGFSNGFNPEEKAMLDKVSVDDRIMVIGKISSYRNTEGNYLFSIRPELVSKIDDEAMKFWSLKAYYFAKRRYYAIREAQKSENPAAEILKESGYTMVEAEAAMNAINNFPNYDYQKLFELIEPAMSSIGSSGAIAEARSMILDYIKNNDLDGKGCRYEDIVVAAKNAGIDQSTVDEILNSLGSLGEIFEVSLKRYKFVDTP
- a CDS encoding winged helix-turn-helix domain-containing protein encodes the protein MESLMGIGPTRKNRDRGDLVFSILKELYISDGQIGITRLIYKVNTNYVIAKDILEMLSGSGLIENQAKNERNGFKVTEKGLRFIEAYERINSILGFKRI
- a CDS encoding DNA-directed RNA polymerase subunit H codes for the protein MAKFNVLDHNLVPEHHIVPEEEEKNILKELNIEKEFLPKISPNDPAIKALEAVHGKIKEGTIIKIVRKSPTMGHSVYYRVVASEVFK
- the rpoA1 gene encoding DNA-directed RNA polymerase subunit A'; protein product: MMGISKRISSIKFALLSPDEIRKLSQVKVITADTYDDDGYPIEHGLMDLHMGVIEPGLRCATCGGKVDECPGHFGHIELAMPVVHVGFVKEIKMFLDATCRSCGRIKLTDDEIRTYLPEIQKMDFETGDPEDIEILTKKYVDLASQRMVCPHCGAQQSKIILDKPTTFREEGTNVKITPKEIRERLERIPDDDLIFFGFNPKTARPEWMVLTVLPVPPINVRPSITLETGERSEDDLTHKLVDIIRISQRLRESRDNGSPQLIIEDLWDLLQFHVTTYFDNQTPGIPPARHRSGRALKTLVQRLKGKEGRFRSNLSGKRVSFSSRTVISPEPYLSVNEVGVPERAARELTVPVIVNQFNIDEMRELIKRGRNPRDQFGRYVTGVNYVIRPDGRRIKITDQNAAENADRIDIGWTVERQLMEGDIVLFNRQPSLHRMSMMGHTVRILPGQTFRFNLAVCTPYNADFDGDEMNLHVIQKEEARAEARIIMKVQEQIMSPRFGGPIIGGIHDHVTALFLLTHNNPRYTHEEMVHIMAYLEPDLLPEARIENGEKYYYGRDIFSTILPKGLNVRFRSKLCSGSSERCEFEDDPSDTYVEIVDGKMIHGTIDEAAVSPFSGAIIDKIFRKFGSQEAARFIDRMTRLAVGFITYRGFSTGISDYDIPESAVARIEELVAQAEDRINKLIETFRRGELQPAPGRSVEDTLEMEILSEAGVVRDESGKIASSYLGLKVPSVIMARSGARATMLNISEVAGIVGQQSVRGGRLNRGYYNRTLPHFKRGDIGADARGFVRSSYMTGLSPTEYFFHSIGGREGLVDTAVRTSRSGYMQRRLINAFEDLKVDDSREVKDTVGSLIQIRYGEDGIDPTRSARGKAVDMNYILFDEERR
- a CDS encoding winged helix-turn-helix domain-containing protein, whose product is MNYLSITPGKWEIKYNENIRGISGKEHRFDAVYRSQEGEIVTVMVVLRTEDLEKRLDDFKNGSKDVRAKRKFLIVCGEINSDMVSELKSENISILMLPGMFCSQVSSYNADAGSNDAPRSLPDGGIEESQRKRSRANIIMDLIRAINENSNQIPVTRLFYACNINHRMGRSIIEDLEHAGIVILRKTGPNRNVVELTRKGISLINDYEFIREILEK
- a CDS encoding replication protein A (Replication protein A protects and stabilize the intermediate ssDNA that is generated by the unwinding action of a DNA helicase at the replication fork. In addition, SSBs prevent the formation of secondary structures by single-stranded template DNA.) produces the protein MLSKIVDINAARQNIDMKVKLLSLNKRTIKNDRGETVYYYGIIGDETGTVPFTAWTFPPAVRVGDVIEIRSCYSNIYNGKIRIYIDGRSEVILKPDVEMEVKRSSDLVKIRDVSLSTPYVSVIGKITGIHKKEYESDGTTKSVYQGYIEDDTARIRISSFGKQLQDSDVVRIDNARVAQFNGYLSLSVGDSSRIESVNVNIPEKPRHIFISEIRSPVGGITIVGFVVSVGQGSRIFTKCSVCRRIVEDGTCKDHPKAPVYPDIFGYFSISDGTGTITCYINSDSFLPYAGISQDQFRRDAYSMNPNSLIKKNLLGKCISVSGDLRSQDDRIVMNVQSMKAISAEDNREIESIIEEEFQ
- a CDS encoding DNA-directed RNA polymerase subunit B; the protein is MKEIVDAYFKKYGIVNHQLDSMNSFYATPDNPNSVMQQIVDETKVSDDADPGYFVLDPAKTGGHDIRIYYGRVRENGHYVGEQTIFIGKPEIKEASGASNQITPNEARLRDLNYLAPVTLKLRIVEDGIEKGSEIIKVGDLPVMVRSKICTLSEENLDQYIEKNNGPIGLSRREKLQYVGEDPDDPGGYFIIGGSERVIVSLEDLAPNKIMVEWEDRYESKVEVSKVFSQRGGFRALTSMEKGTDGTINVSIPSVAGTVPLVILMKALGLERDVDVHDAIASVPEMEPIIYSNIEDSKNPKVLPPNGVNTTEDAISYLEKRFAAGQAKEFRDKKISQMLDHSLLPHLGDSPSDRIRKAIYLGRMARSLLELSLGIRKEDDKDHLANKRIKLAGDLMDELFRSAFQSVMKDLKYQLEKTYNRKRGIKIRPAVRQDLLTQRVLHAMSTGNWIGGRTGVSQLLDRVSNLSTISHLRRIISPLTRTQPHFEARDLHPTQWGRICPNETPEGQNCGLVKNAALLINVTQGIDPDSVMEILKGMDVREVLEESPKKGRVYLNGDFIGYHDDPRYLVSRIREERRSGRMSDEVNVRYDDNTNEVIVNSDRGRLRRPLLILKDGKTVLDRTMIERLKHGEISFEDLVKQGAIEWLDAEEEEDTYVAVYAYDIPEKCPHCNSYLYRSMVDWVNPGESEITLECGFCHQRFNVPSKLSKENTHLEIDPAMILGVVASIIPYPEHNSSPRITIASAMAKQSLGFAQSNVRIRPDTRGHLLHYPQVPLVRTRVMDYIHYDRRPAGQNFVVAVLSYEGYNIQDALVINKAAIERGLGRSTFFRTYSAEERRYPGGQEDKFEIPTHDIIGARAEEYYKNLDDSGIIFPEAYVEGSDVLIGKTSPPRFLEEGEERLGPQRRRESSVTMRPNESGYVDNVFLTVSESNSRVVKIKVRSERIPELGDKFASRHGQKGVVGLVVPQEDMPFTEDGIIPDLIFNPHSIPSRMTVGHILEMIGGKIASRTGRFIDGTIFSGEPEKSLRDALVKYGFRKSSTEVMYDGITGRRFKADIFVGVIYYQKLHHMVAGKFHARSRGPVQILTRQPTEGRSRQGGLRFGEMERDTLIAHGAAMVIKDRLLDQSDGTVLYVCGNPSCGHIAIYDRRKGTLRCPVCGNTGNIYPIETSYAFKLMRDELISLGVVMRLMLGDMK